One stretch of Streptomyces agglomeratus DNA includes these proteins:
- a CDS encoding dihydrofolate reductase family protein: protein MVAAPGRSAAADLPYDQRISLRKLTYFVGMSIDGFIAAPDGTHDFYPVSESLVKDFFIGEYPECLPTHVRQHLGVDDLENRHFDTMLQGRATYDAALEAGITSPYKHLRQYVVSRSVDKAIDPEVEVVSGDVAAKVRELKQEESGLGIYLAGGANLAAQLMEEIDELVLKVYPIVVGSGVPVFSAEFRVFDFELESTRSFDNGTLVLTYSKKR, encoded by the coding sequence GTGGTTGCGGCGCCCGGTCGGTCGGCCGCCGCGGACCTTCCTTACGACCAGAGGATCAGTTTGCGCAAGCTCACGTATTTCGTCGGTATGTCCATCGACGGTTTCATCGCGGCGCCCGACGGCACCCACGACTTCTATCCGGTGAGCGAGTCCCTCGTGAAGGACTTCTTCATCGGCGAGTATCCCGAATGCCTCCCGACGCACGTGCGGCAGCATCTCGGTGTCGACGACCTGGAGAACAGGCACTTCGACACCATGCTCCAGGGGCGCGCGACGTACGACGCGGCGCTGGAAGCGGGCATCACCAGTCCGTACAAGCACCTGCGCCAGTACGTCGTGTCGCGCAGCGTCGACAAGGCGATCGACCCCGAGGTCGAGGTCGTCTCCGGTGATGTCGCCGCCAAGGTGCGCGAGCTCAAGCAGGAGGAGAGCGGGCTCGGGATCTACCTGGCGGGCGGGGCGAATCTCGCCGCGCAGCTCATGGAGGAGATCGACGAGCTGGTCCTCAAGGTGTACCCGATCGTGGTGGGCTCCGGCGTCCCGGTGTTCTCCGCCGAGTTCCGGGTGTTCGACTTCGAACTCGAGTCCACCCGCAGCTTCGACAACGGCACGCTCGTGCTGACGTACAGCAAGAAGCGCTGA
- a CDS encoding GNAT family N-acetyltransferase — protein MGVDIRQAGEGDREALVRLLDAAFMDDPVSSWVFPDRAHRARVHGTFLGVFLDVALREGRVDMTEDGSAAALWLQVPAGPPDEEDDTPVRMREAADPDNERAELVGRLTGEAHPHDRAHAYLLLIGVSPDRQGEGLGTALIRPVLDRCDRDGVPAYLEASSERSGKLYERLGFAFTGRTVDLPDGPHMWPMWREPVR, from the coding sequence GTGGGCGTGGACATACGACAGGCGGGGGAGGGCGACCGTGAGGCGCTCGTACGGCTGCTGGACGCGGCCTTCATGGACGACCCGGTGAGCAGCTGGGTCTTCCCCGACCGGGCGCACCGCGCCCGCGTGCACGGCACGTTCCTCGGCGTTTTCCTCGACGTGGCCCTGCGCGAGGGACGGGTCGACATGACCGAGGACGGATCGGCCGCGGCCCTGTGGCTCCAGGTGCCGGCCGGGCCGCCCGATGAGGAGGACGACACTCCCGTACGGATGAGGGAGGCCGCCGATCCGGACAACGAACGCGCCGAGCTCGTCGGCCGGCTCACGGGCGAGGCGCATCCGCACGACCGGGCGCACGCGTACCTGCTGCTCATCGGCGTCTCCCCGGACCGCCAGGGCGAAGGGCTCGGCACGGCGCTGATCCGGCCCGTCCTCGACCGCTGCGACCGTGACGGCGTACCGGCCTACCTGGAGGCGAGCAGCGAGCGGAGCGGCAAGCTGTACGAGCGGCTCGGGTTCGCCTTCACCGGCCGTACGGTCGACCTCCCCGACGGCCCCCACATGTGGCCCATGTGGCGCGAGCCCGTGCGCTGA
- a CDS encoding family 2 encapsulin nanocompartment cargo protein polyprenyl transferase encodes MTRAEAAATEGQEAAALLERTRRTVDPQLRTGVESLPGSIRRIAMYHFGWERADGTPAEGQSGKAIRPALVLAATQALGGDPGRAVRAAAAVELAHNFTLLHDDVIDEDPTRRNRATAWTVFGVPDAIVAGDAMCALALRLLAEDPHPAAARASARLAACVIELCAGQQADCAFERRGPGEVSLDECLTMAEAKTGALLGCACALGALYAGADDEEVAAMDAFGREAGLAFQLIDDLIGIWGDPSHTGKPAGADLVAHKKSLPVVAALTSDTEAAAELAALYAGPLDAAAVRRAADAVDRAGGRDWAQGHAADRMAQAVQHLSRAVPDLAAAGDLLSLAEFVTRRTR; translated from the coding sequence ATGACCAGAGCGGAAGCGGCCGCCACCGAGGGGCAAGAGGCGGCGGCCCTCCTCGAACGCACCCGCAGGACCGTCGACCCGCAGCTGCGCACGGGAGTGGAGAGCCTGCCGGGGTCCATACGGCGGATCGCGATGTACCACTTCGGCTGGGAGCGGGCCGACGGCACACCCGCCGAGGGGCAGTCGGGCAAGGCGATCAGGCCCGCACTCGTCCTGGCCGCCACCCAGGCGCTCGGCGGGGACCCGGGCCGGGCGGTTCGGGCCGCGGCCGCCGTGGAGCTCGCGCACAACTTCACGCTGCTCCACGACGACGTCATCGACGAGGACCCGACGCGCCGAAACCGGGCCACGGCCTGGACGGTGTTCGGCGTACCGGACGCCATCGTCGCCGGGGACGCCATGTGCGCCCTCGCCCTGCGGCTGCTCGCGGAGGACCCGCACCCGGCGGCGGCAAGGGCGTCGGCGCGGCTCGCCGCCTGTGTCATCGAGCTGTGCGCGGGACAGCAGGCGGACTGCGCGTTCGAGCGGCGTGGCCCGGGGGAGGTGTCGCTCGACGAATGCCTGACCATGGCCGAGGCGAAAACGGGAGCCCTGCTCGGCTGCGCGTGCGCCCTCGGCGCGCTCTACGCGGGCGCGGACGACGAGGAGGTCGCGGCCATGGACGCCTTCGGGAGGGAGGCGGGGCTGGCGTTCCAGCTCATCGACGACCTGATCGGGATCTGGGGCGACCCGTCCCACACGGGGAAGCCTGCGGGCGCCGATCTGGTGGCCCACAAGAAGTCCCTCCCGGTCGTGGCGGCGCTGACCTCGGACACCGAGGCCGCGGCCGAGCTGGCCGCCCTGTACGCCGGGCCGCTGGACGCGGCCGCCGTCCGGCGCGCGGCCGACGCCGTCGACCGGGCGGGCGGGCGTGACTGGGCCCAGGGGCACGCGGCGGACCGTATGGCCCAGGCCGTGCAGCACCTCTCCCGCGCGGTTCCGGACCTCGCGGCGGCCGGCGACCTTCTGTCGCTCGCCGAGTTCGTGACCCGGAGAACCCGCTGA
- a CDS encoding family 2B encapsulin nanocompartment shell protein codes for MSVEAGSEIREQQAQPQQSLGTAAARNLATTTKSAPQMQEITSRWLLRMLPWVQVQGGTYRVNRRLSYAVGDGRVTFVQTGERVEVIPGELNELPALRTYGDEGVLAELAQRCEQREYAAGDVIAAAGDAADTVYLLAHGRVEKVADGAYDDEAVLGVLADGAYFGDQALVEEEDTWACTVRAATACTVLTLSRQSVMTLADRAETLRNHLTRVRSLPRQRTNKYGEAPIDLSAGHVGEPVVPHTYVDYDAAPREYELSVAQTVLKVHSRVADLYNQPMNQTEQQLRLTVEALRERQEDELINHREFGLLHNCDYGQRIQPHDGVPSPDDMDELLSRRRGSKLFLAHPRAIAAFGRECNKRGLNPESIEIGGNRVPTWRGVPIFPCNKIPVSDARTTSIICMRTGEAEQGVVGLQQSGIPDEIEPSLSVRFMGIDEQAIIRYLVTAYYSAAVLVPDALGVLENVEIGRWR; via the coding sequence ATGTCGGTCGAGGCAGGTTCCGAGATCCGCGAACAGCAGGCGCAGCCGCAGCAGAGTCTCGGTACGGCCGCAGCGCGGAACTTGGCGACCACCACCAAGTCCGCACCGCAGATGCAGGAGATCACCTCGCGGTGGCTGCTGCGGATGCTGCCGTGGGTCCAGGTCCAGGGCGGTACGTACCGGGTGAACCGGCGGCTCAGTTACGCGGTGGGCGACGGGCGGGTGACTTTCGTACAGACCGGGGAGCGCGTCGAGGTCATTCCCGGCGAGCTGAACGAGCTGCCGGCGCTCAGGACGTACGGCGACGAGGGGGTGCTGGCCGAGCTGGCCCAGCGGTGCGAGCAGCGGGAGTACGCGGCGGGAGACGTGATCGCGGCCGCCGGTGATGCCGCGGACACGGTCTATCTGCTGGCGCACGGCAGGGTGGAGAAGGTCGCCGACGGGGCGTACGACGACGAGGCGGTCCTCGGAGTCCTCGCCGACGGGGCCTACTTCGGCGACCAGGCGCTCGTCGAGGAGGAAGACACCTGGGCGTGCACGGTCCGCGCCGCGACCGCGTGCACGGTCCTCACGCTGTCCCGCCAGTCCGTCATGACGCTCGCCGATCGAGCAGAAACGTTGCGCAATCACCTCACGCGCGTACGGTCGCTGCCCCGCCAGCGCACCAACAAGTACGGCGAGGCGCCGATCGACCTGTCCGCGGGCCACGTCGGCGAGCCCGTCGTCCCGCACACGTACGTCGACTACGACGCGGCGCCGCGCGAGTACGAGCTGAGCGTCGCGCAGACCGTACTGAAGGTCCACAGCCGGGTCGCGGACCTCTACAACCAGCCGATGAACCAGACCGAGCAGCAGTTGAGGCTCACCGTGGAGGCGCTGCGCGAGCGCCAGGAGGACGAGCTCATCAACCACCGTGAGTTCGGACTGCTCCACAACTGCGACTACGGGCAGCGCATCCAGCCGCACGACGGCGTGCCGAGCCCGGACGACATGGACGAGCTGCTGTCGCGGCGGCGCGGCTCCAAGCTCTTCCTCGCCCACCCCCGCGCCATCGCCGCGTTCGGCCGCGAGTGCAACAAGCGCGGTCTGAACCCGGAAAGCATCGAGATCGGCGGCAACCGGGTGCCCACCTGGCGCGGTGTCCCCATCTTCCCGTGCAACAAGATCCCGGTGAGTGACGCCCGTACGACCTCGATCATCTGCATGCGTACCGGCGAGGCCGAGCAGGGCGTCGTCGGACTCCAGCAGAGCGGCATCCCGGACGAGATCGAGCCGAGCCTGTCCGTGCGCTTCATGGGCATCGACGAGCAGGCGATCATCCGGTACCTGGTCACGGCGTACTACTCGGCGGCGGTGCTCGTGCCGGACGCGCTCGGGGTCCTGGAGAACGTCGAGATCGGCAGGTGGCGCTGA